The following is a genomic window from Chryseobacterium ginsenosidimutans.
TCAATCAGGACGAAACTTTTAGAAAATTCGTCTTCGACTTTAAAGTTCACGGTATTATTTTCTGTACTGTTTTGACGATTTTAGCAGGTGGCATTATTAATCAATTTTATGATTTTGAAAAAGACCATATTGTAAAACCTTTCAGAACGAGGATACAGAGCTTTATCAAGCAGAAATATTTTCTGTATGCTTATTTGATCTTAAGTATAATTTCTTTAGGTGTTGCATGGATGATTTCACATAAGGTTTTTGCATTTTTCGTTGTCTACCAATTCTTTATGTGGTTTTATAGCCATAAATTAAGTCGGATTTTAATCTTAAATAACCTCACATTTGTCAGCCTGACTTTATATCCTTTTTTCGGGATGATGGTGTATTATGAGACCTTTTCAAAGAAAGTTTTACTGATGGCCGTTTTTCTTTTCCTGATTCTTTTATGTATTGATATTGTGAAAGATACATTAACGAAAAGTGTTGATAAAGCTTTTGGCTACATTACAATCCCCAATTATTTTAAAAGTAAAACAACCAAAGGAATCATCATTTCTTTATTGATTATTACAATGGCTGTATCTATGAAACTGATTCTGCGAACTGGGATTTCAGGATTTTTGGCTTACTACTTTACAGGCGGATTGTTTGTCTTCATTCTTTGCATTTATTTACTTTTAAATCATTCGAGACGAAGTAAATTTATAACACTTACTATTTTAAGATTTTGGGTTTTTGTAGGAATTATTGCCATGCTTTTAAATGGATTGGAAGGTAAATTATAGAAAAATTTCTTAAAAAAGACTTACATTTTATTACCTTTGCAAAACCTTAAATTTATATAAAAGTAATGCCCATTTTTAACGATACTAAAGTCGCATTTGCAGATAAATCTGATGCACAGTTAAGAAAAGCGTATTGGATGTTCAAGATGATTGAGCAGCCTTCACTTACAAAAGTCGGAACTTCTGTTCTTAATTTTTCCATTCATAATAATTTTCCGTTTGTTACCGGAATTGTAAAGAACACCTTGTTTGAACAGTTTTGTGGTGGTGAAACGCGCGAAGAAAGTATGAAAGTAGTGAAGCAGCTTTTCAAAAGAGGAGTTGGAAGCATTTTCGACTATTCTATTGAAGGTAAGGAAGATGAAGCAACTTTTGATGCAGTTTGCCAGGAGATTAAAGATATTGTAAGGTTTTCTGTAGGAAATCCTGCCATTCCCTTTATAGTTTTTAAGCCTACAGCTTTTGGTAGAATTGATTTGTATGAAGCTGTCGGAAAAAATGCAGAACTTACTTCCAGTCAAAAAGAAGAATGGGAAAGATTGGTAAAAAGGTTTGATGAAGTGTGTAAATTATGTCATGAAAATGACAAGAAAGTAATGGTTGATGCAGAAGAAACCTGGATGCAGGATGCCGCAGATCACCTTTGTGAAGAGATGATGGAAAAATACAATCAGGAAAAACCTATCGTTTGGAATACAATCCAGATGTACAGAACCGGAAGATTGGAATATATGGAAGGGCATCTTCAAAGAGCAAGAGAAAAAGGGTATTTTATTGGTTATAAGATTGTTCGTGGTGCTTACATGGAGAAAGAAAGAGCCAGAGCAGCAGAAAAAGGGTATGCAGATCCAATCCAACCAAACAAAGAATCTTCAGATAAAAACTACAATGCAGGAATTGATTTTGTAATGAACCATCTGGACAAAGTATCAGCATTTT
Proteins encoded in this region:
- a CDS encoding UbiA family prenyltransferase, which encodes MNSEKETFQQKNYIQKSFFYRFSQFVGFLLGARFFVAALLTFALYVSTFFLFNQDETFRKFVFDFKVHGIIFCTVLTILAGGIINQFYDFEKDHIVKPFRTRIQSFIKQKYFLYAYLILSIISLGVAWMISHKVFAFFVVYQFFMWFYSHKLSRILILNNLTFVSLTLYPFFGMMVYYETFSKKVLLMAVFLFLILLCIDIVKDTLTKSVDKAFGYITIPNYFKSKTTKGIIISLLIITMAVSMKLILRTGISGFLAYYFTGGLFVFILCIYLLLNHSRRSKFITLTILRFWVFVGIIAMLLNGLEGKL
- a CDS encoding proline dehydrogenase family protein, with the protein product MPIFNDTKVAFADKSDAQLRKAYWMFKMIEQPSLTKVGTSVLNFSIHNNFPFVTGIVKNTLFEQFCGGETREESMKVVKQLFKRGVGSIFDYSIEGKEDEATFDAVCQEIKDIVRFSVGNPAIPFIVFKPTAFGRIDLYEAVGKNAELTSSQKEEWERLVKRFDEVCKLCHENDKKVMVDAEETWMQDAADHLCEEMMEKYNQEKPIVWNTIQMYRTGRLEYMEGHLQRAREKGYFIGYKIVRGAYMEKERARAAEKGYADPIQPNKESSDKNYNAGIDFVMNHLDKVSAFFGTHNEISSELVMDKMKTASLENGNPHIYFGQLYGMSDNITFYLSDKGYNAAKYLPYGPVKDVVPYLTRRAQENTSVAGQTGRELGLIKKELERRKSSR